The following nucleotide sequence is from Streptomyces bathyalis.
CCCGCAGCCCTGTGCTGCTGCAGGCGATACATCCGTCTCACCTCATAGGACACCGTCTCAGCCCTCGCCTCGGCCCTGGTCCGGATCGTCGTTGAGTACGCGCGGCGGATGGCCGCGATCGAGCACGATCGCTCTGCCGACCGCGGCGTCGTCCGTGATGAGCGCGACGACGTGGTCGCACAGTTCCCTCAGCGGTACGAGCGGCGGCTGCGCTGCCCGCTCTTGCTCGCTCATGGCAGCCAACTCCCGCCGCGCACGGTCCGTTTCGATCCAGTCGGGCACGACGCAGTTGACGCGTACGGAGTGTGTGCGCCGCAGGTGTACGAGCGAGGTGCTGGCCCGAATCAGGCCCGCCTTGGCTGCGGCGTACTCCACGGACTGGTGGTAGCCGGTGCCCAGCCCCGCCGTGGAGCCGATGTTGACGACGGCTCCGCTGCCGCGCCTGCTCATGGTGCCCAGGACCAACTGGGTGGCGAGCAGGGGCATGCGCAGGTTCAGGTCGAGGAGGGCGCCCCACTGCGCCGGGGTCGCGTCGGGGAAGTGCGGCGGGATGTGGCCGCCGCCGCCCGCATTGTTGACCAGGATGTCCACGCCGCCGAATGTCTCAACGGCGAAGTCCACCGCGGCCCCGACCTCGGCGGCATCGGTCAGATCGGCCTGGCGGAACACCCCTTTCCCGCCCCGGTCACGGATGCGGCGCAGTGTCTCCTCGCCCTCCCGCGCCGCGATGTCGACCAGTGCCACGGCCGCGCCCTCGTCGGCGAGCCGTTCGGCGATGGCCTGGCCGCTGCCCACGGCAGCGCCGGTCACGATGGCGACCTTGTCCTCGATCCGCATCCGCGATCACCTCCACCGGCGGGCCGTATGTGTCCTGCGCCCGGATGGTCCCACGCCGTGGATGCGCTGCGCTGTCTTGCGTCGGTCCCTCGAAACATCCG
It contains:
- a CDS encoding SDR family NAD(P)-dependent oxidoreductase; the protein is MRIEDKVAIVTGAAVGSGQAIAERLADEGAAVALVDIAAREGEETLRRIRDRGGKGVFRQADLTDAAEVGAAVDFAVETFGGVDILVNNAGGGGHIPPHFPDATPAQWGALLDLNLRMPLLATQLVLGTMSRRGSGAVVNIGSTAGLGTGYHQSVEYAAAKAGLIRASTSLVHLRRTHSVRVNCVVPDWIETDRARRELAAMSEQERAAQPPLVPLRELCDHVVALITDDAAVGRAIVLDRGHPPRVLNDDPDQGRGEG